In Toxoplasma gondii ME49 chromosome VIII, whole genome shotgun sequence, a single genomic region encodes these proteins:
- a CDS encoding Wee kinase (encoded by transcript TGME49_273690), which translates to MDSYSQRARNPVDEQCASFLPAAVPETCEGARLSEPMSSFEVLPESETRQCQLGTIAGGGGEERGPGCDLSLHFHADSPPHQPILLALPGECGLLSLPPCDDAILSLSDDSRGGIRCPSGGLRLSTPVSTDTALTNNYEIVLYKNRNIVLYNPHTNRAGARPITAAEERALSLNPMGRCPLCGQTADLKQFSFEARTYFQILQHLFRRLRRQQSSASSPSRYSRFTTETSEVPASSLASVVLETSDVSSPPTTALLSYNTSSEATESSDRYTTESRSSPSAVNSVLRTRGASGNSSPGGTRDDDSTRSRHAAMAQSAYSAADSSSSFSTEFEGQRECREHRKTDPPEREEPQSPFFSFGAYQPQGVDAIPSTRNIPAELLITGYYNRFFIEKQKLGSGSYGQVYLCTHILDELTLGEYAVKKLPVGDDKHWLAKMLQEVKIREKLHHPNIVDYKHSWLEMHRSNPMCPWVPWLFVLMEYCNGDSLENLIWDRGVENPPSRYLTDDQIWKLFFDILFGLQHLHHSAILYRDMKPPNVLLQHSVERMTGKLQCRAQLSDFGTAELLGERIFRAERNGYTGTIEFTAPELLETDERGLFSPNYDMKSDMWSLGMILYAMCYARVPYTDKEPSRCRRLILGHTCLSFPKRPPRDPTFKLLIGALTAKDSAQRPSTDDIIDDVRVRRILNDRERLDRAAEEIVNLLQKKSAPTDSLARSQQTSRTNMRRSGTNLSGVCSGLNRENEAHSECAIVSHSGSPLVPLPALGPATEDGAEGQDQQLACRVGASTTAFALDSLR; encoded by the exons ATGGACAGTTACTCGCAGCGGGCTAGGAACCCTGTGGATGAGCAATGTGCCTCGTTCCTGCCAGCGGCAGTGCCAGAAACATGCGAGGGAGCTCGTCTTTCAGAACCGATGTCTTCTTTCGAAGTCCTTCCAGAGTCTGAAACACGCCAGTGCCAGCTAGGAACAATTGCAGggggaggaggggaagaacggGGGCCTGGCTGTGACCTGTCGCTACATTTCCACGCTGACTCGCCTCCGCACCAACCAATTCTGCTGGCGTTGCCAGGAGAATGCggacttctctcgctgcctcccTGTGATGACGCGATACTGTCATTGAGTGACGATAGTCGAGGCGGCATCCGCTGCCCGTCCGGGGGACTCCGTCTTTCAACACCTGTCTCCACAGACACGGCGTTAACGAACAACTATGAGATTGTTTTGTACAAAAATCGGAACATCGTTTTGTACAACCCTCATACCAACAGGGCTGGAGCGAGACCCATaacagctgcagaagaaagagcgctCAGCCTCAA TCCTATGGGCCGGTGTCCACTTTGTGGGCAGACAGCTGACCTGAAACAGTTCTCCTTTGAAGCTCGAACGTACTTCCAGATCCTTCAGCATCTCTTCAGACGTCtcaggagacagcaaagcTCAGCCTCGTCGCCAAGCCGGTATAGCCGCTTTACCACCGAGACATCTGAGGTACCGGCTTCATCTTTGGCGTCTGTCGTGCTCGAGACATCGGATGTTTCTTCACCCCCCACGACGGCATTGTTGTCGTACAACACCTCGtcagaggcgacagagagttCTGATCGTTACACTACCGAATCTCGATCTTCGCCGTCAGCAGTCAACTCAGTACTCCGCACGCGAGGAGCCAGTGGAAATTCCTCTCCCGGAGGTACACGCGATGACGACTCAACGAGGTCTCGTCACGCTGCGATGGCGCAGAGCGCGTACTCCGCGGCAGATTCGAGTAGTTCGTTTTCAACGGAGTTTGAAGGCCAGCGGGAGTGTCGTGAGCATAGGAAAACCGACCCACCTGAGCGTGAAGAGCCCCAATCcccgttcttttctttcggaGCATATCAGCCTCAAGGAGTGGATGCGATACCCTCTACCCGG AATATCCCCGCGGAGCTTTTGATCACCGGCTACTACAATCGCTTCTTTATTGAAAAGCAAAAGCTGGGAAGCGGGAGTTATGGCCAGGTCTATCTCTGCACACATATCCTTGATGAACTCACGCTGGGGGAGTACGCAGTTAAGAAACTTCCAGTCGGTGATGACAAGCACTGGCTTGCAAAG ATGCTTCAAGAAGTCAAAATTAGGGAAAAGCTTCATCATCCGAACATTGTGGATTACAAGCATTCTTGGCTGGAG ATGCACCGGTCGAATCCCATGTGTCCTTGGGTTCCATGGCTCTTCGTCCTCATGGAATATTGTAACGGCG ATAGTCTGGAAAATTTGATCTGGGACCGAGGTGTGGAGAATCCGCCGTCGCGTTACCTGACAGACGACCAGATCTGGAAATTGTTTTTCGACATTCTTTTCGGTCTCCAACATCTCCACCACAGCGCTATTCTGTACAGAGACATGAAGCCACCGAATGTACTTCTGCAGCACTCTGTTGAGCGAATGACTGGCAAATTACAGTGCCGAGCTCAGCTGTCCGACTTTGGCACGGCGGAACTTCTGGGAGAGAGGATATTCCGTGCCGAACGAAACGGATACACGGGAACAATAGAATTCACGGCCCCGGAGCTGCTGGAGACCGATGAACGG GGACTCTTCAGCCCGAATTATGACATGAAGTCTGACATGTGGAGCCTCGGGATGATTCTTTACGCGATGTGCTACGCACGCGTCCCGTACACAGACAAAGAACCATCCAGGTGCCGGCGACTGATCCTTGGACATACGTGTTTATCATTTCCTAAACGTCCTCCAAG AGACCCTACCTTCAAACTGCTTATCGGAGCTTTGACAGCAAAG GACAGTGCGCAACGACCGTCAACGGATGACATCATTGATGACGTGCGTGTCCGTCGAATTCTAAATGACAGAGAACGACTTGACAGGGCAGCGGAAGAGATAGTGAACCTGTTACAAAAGAAGAGCGCTCCGACAGACTCCCTGGCGCGG AGTCAGCAGACATCGAGGACGAATATGAGGCGGTCTGGGACAAATCTATCAGGGGTTTGTTCCGGTctaaacagagaaaacgaagcgcATTCTGAGTGTGCAATAGTATCTCACTCGGGATCGCCTCTGGTCCCGCTGCCTGCGCTGGGACCGGCAACCGAAGACGGCGCTGAAGGTCAAGATCAACAGCTTGCCTGCAGAGTGGGCGCGAGCACGACAGCATTTGCACTTGACAGCCTGCGGTAA
- a CDS encoding hypothetical protein (encoded by transcript TGME49_273670): protein MTPINPEGTSSNGSVSLGYKEPDVHIEKCIRMHGWSGPFSQRRVKPSAVAQVRNIQTESARQANNLGISGFRIKSEAHQVASRAPPRGGKCCCEMELHLSQPSLFNRDRSTLLKYPGDAGYGWAFPTYGDPFPYRHECSFLSGHFASRMRGVTEQFERPSRGSSLEENRIFRRRKECFALNTQQPRTPLASETNPRRPFGTDDKGQRMQGREIMHGVKRKLSDDDTSQVDGTSGQRRVPSLRRRAYSLPIYETDDEQGDSSCSMCRPGCACRPSLLAAHYLAKLLDKTIFRPSEAMPSFYTTEEFFEAMISENVSRESNEGLNSVAKRCAAKTRNTGEETPSEPHSGAHISRCVNEHLRSFVDRPESDQRANGSRFSQSHEGKGSFAVDPKALSSALARYRKVPLFMVCAEEHLQSDWLSQFTPIQRLQDILEPEVMFTRPENSAQQFTDGYRSWEGRELHVPSDSRGLSLSRDDAETSGPSRQNANSSRTCPALRGYLSSCYHKQQRGCDECSCTKNGCAVRRNRVMLVDKEMLEQSGLDRRYVCRLKSAVRQLRRSEKLAELLASSDTVESPKTSERPGNEFDDELADTSSDGVSRDSQLQLAADSQSARHSMNGFANGASAGGVCTATKDKESRVRRKLASKGEATKADVDGTHARQDGFEGDRWQRNGADEPRSSRDLDSLAYLLLARVAAPYTDV from the coding sequence ATGACACCCATTAACCCGGAGGGCACATCCAGTAATGGAAGTGTATCTCTGGGATACAAAGAACCAGATGTGCACATTGAGAAATGCATACGAATGCACGGATGGAGCGGACCGTTTTCTCAGCGGAGGGTCAAACCCTCCGCTGTTGCACAGGTGAGGAATATTCAAACCGAAAGCGCGCGACAGGCGAACAATTTGGGTATCAGCGGATTTCGCATCAAGTCAGAGGCTCACCAGGTGGCCAGCAGAGCTCCGCCCAGGGGAGGGAAGTGTTGCTGCGAGATGGAGCTCCACCTAAGTCAACCATCGCTATTCAACAGGGATCGGAGCACCTTACTGAAATACCCAGGAGACGCAGGTTATGGCTGGGCATTCCCGACTTATGGAGATCCGTTTCCGTATCGTCATGAATGTTCCTTCCTTAGCGGGCATTTTGCTAGTAGGATGCGAGGAGTTACGGAACAGTTCGAACGGCCGTCCAGAGGGTCCAGTCTGGAGGAGAATAGAATCTTCCGACGAAGGAAGGAGTGTTTTGCTTTGAATACCCAGCAGCCGAGGACTCCTCTTGCGTCTGAAACAAACCCTCGTAGGCCGTTTGGAACAGATGACAAGGgccagcgcatgcagggccGCGAAATCATGCATGGCGTGAAACGGAAACTCAGTGACGACGATACGAGTCAGGTTGATGGAACCAGTGGTCAGCGTCGCGTGCCCTCTCTTCGACGGCGTGCATATTCCCTACCTATCTACGAAACCGATGACGAGCAGGGGGATAGCAGTTGCTCCATGTGCCGGCCTGGCTGCGCGTGCCGACCCTCGTTGCTGGCCGCTCATTACCTGGCGAAACTACTTGACAAGACAATATTCCGTCCGTCAGAAGCCATGCCGTCGTTCTATACGACCGAAGAGTTTTTCGAAGCCATGATCTCGGAGAATGTTTCGCGAGAATCCAACGAGGGCTTGAACTCGGTGGCGAAACGCTGTGCTgcaaagacgaggaacaCAGGTGAAGAAACGCCTTCGGAACCACACTCTGGTGCGCACATTTCGCGCTGCGTAAATGAGCATCTTCGCTCGTTCGTGGACAGGCCGGAGAGCGATCAGAGAGCGAATGGCTCAAGATTTTCTCAGAGTCATGAAGGGAAAGGAAGCTTCGCGGTAGACCCGAAAGCTCTGTCATCCGCACTAGCGCGCTATCGGAAAGTTCCCTTGTTTATGGTGTGCGCAGAAGAACATCTGCAATCAGATTGGTTGTCGCAGTTTACACCAATTCAGCGCCTTCAAGATATTCTTGAACCTGAGGTGATGTTCACGCGCCCAGAGAACTCTGCACAGCAGTTCACAGACGGTTATCGCAGCTGGGAAGGTCGCGAGTTGCATGTGCCAAGCGACTCTCGAggtttgtctctttcgagaGATGATGCAGAGACGTCAGGGCCATCGAGACAGAATGCAAATTCCAGCAGGACATGCCCTGCTCTGAGGGGCTATCTCTCTTCATGCTACCACAAACAACAGCGCGGATGCGATGAGTGTAGCTGTACAAAGAATGGTTGTGCGGTGAGGAGAAATCGGGTAATGCTGGTTGACAAGGAGATGCTCGAGCAGAGTGGCCTGGATCGCCGGTATGTCTGCCGCTTGAAATCAGCCGTGCGCCAGCTCCGTCGTAGTGAGAAACTGGCCGAGCTGCTGGCTTCCAGTGACACCGTAGAAAGTCCGAAAACATCAGAGAGACCCGGGAACGAATTTGATGATGAACTGGCCGACACCAGTAGTGACGGCGTCTCACGCGACTCTCAGTTGCAGCTCGCTGCGGACTCGCAGTCTGCCAGGCACAGTATGAATGGCTTTGCGAACGGTGCCTCCGCCGGCGGTGTATGCACCGCAACCAAAGACAAAGAATCAAGAGTTCGACGGAAACTCGCTTCAAAGGGAGAGGCCACGAAGGCGGATGTAGACGGCACGCACGCACGTCAGGACGGTTTCGAGGGAGACCGATGGCAGCGGAACGGTGCTGACGAACCAAGGTCATCGCGGGATTTGGATTCTCTAGCATACCTTTTGTTGGCTCGGGTGGCTGCGCCATACACGGATGTGTAA
- the AP2VIII3 gene encoding AP2 domain transcription factor AP2VIII-3 (encoded by transcript TGME49_273660), translating into MECQPLTPAPRGFPPIPSQPCMLAVCKDDSGLLTPVNAVDATPSSCSTNCTTSPDASPSAATSGGTSGSSAFSAAAINCATSMGGIESASDSSTRSPSHIDPAGFLAASGVLPPGAPGDGLAVFLSQKEQWHQLLTRNQGVAVTNRVDPLSVLGDLKSDAGKPSVSVGGVSVAPSQETREAFAALRPRGVPAGMSPTHGGSANAAAELAALSCLLQSQHGAPATPEDKRRDETALLLFFQQLQAQQLARQMPVSTAGAANLSAFANAQITTCSRASTTQPLGVLPFTQPLPAERTQMESRVRTDAPLTPQTAAGLSACTSTGRGAHAGQVKRGGGTGRSLARSGSDAAAAAVGSQEKGQAAGVGEKPRTVFIGNNKASYHPDKQEWRTRYYQDGRRCMRTYSAKYYGYEKAKCLAECFIRFVQTYGALPSQQTLLLAAERLQQQAVAQSADTDSVSSGGASGFKPAQHAVSVSRHRTGGSDVAALPVAGQLSSQDSAAASWSGFPFAPVLPQCNPVAASQTSLVLPLSAPGQTPGTAGPRGTRALQETAPARVRTPRAADSKIAVGAVQSRGDEGRSSRRASVKRRRDSAGTADDATPVAASRHAAGPLTAEGRLAKLLATTGGPKRLDAGESGVGVTESPGARGSASGLAAAVAKTSALEASVGFEGTRRVSQEEPTSPVAEVQQRVAWNLPRNSFPGASVPVSSSSATPLPQVGDGVSAPTLDPAALSSVSSLDASVSPASLASALQLAAVSKPGKAVKFNEKEDGGQSPRERKACADGEAANAEAGRESRCVRKAGKRDGRQTADGVYVQPVVGAGRLARSDSKANVKSSQGPREGDKAKGKDLGVLSKSADVSTVESAVDDDSTASLLQAFFDGCISESLLGGVPLIGGAGDAKAFIEQEGCRDSLRRVGGSQELRWNDSDGRLSIPSSLSQSTSTRSTQFFPLSAVGAVEPSTSSYLSSPVTAERREAEQLLRRLLACTEGNETAAGSRVEGTGATTHSLLSLNLQGTPVAGEFGGQVQSTFTLPGTLGKQGSEDRARLWDAAVGTFGISAEEASIGGEGRTRRGRACIAASLEGSGSCGYNMEDAGEIQDIVLSADVEAFIRAFGAGAGHESLGAQRTAGQLFEEGVKLLHLHDASLRTVSTLPGATLDALSDFCAIHRLSDPGLASRQSVAPSETPQQAPTVSPSNEGASEAGNDVSDTASQDLVAKKRRRQEDFPLTLACSETLGTRLMNSHVASLSRLACASEAPLFAAFSSTLAGVEAQLTHVPSGECSGQALLPAESPDSFGSSPSVCASVSKALAALQILSLRTLRAATEAAQAAVAAARAEQEIAPPQRRAERGGTFRGDSVSSGSTAAGPSERSVQASGGDGALTGLGESDDATCSTSDSSSRLNDTVLSLGTRLGAVPRDEARRGLAEKLDDSSPRSDAERKTDVPLSPTHSQGSSHLPSEKSDSEGRTNASSRHCEHPQLRAALAGHLRRVRKKKEDLAQQLLEKFWALRTLQNQLKERLQKAEEERMRARQRHEAMTRVGTCAALAQQLFRDNIELLSMILTELKDARREGLCVETNQGSVASTTAEQSGYEGRTSGRSDAGFLRQGADRSEAEDCATAVDCARVSGKELTGEAGEGEGDRTAGIENGIIPESSVGSGTQREEGAAADESREQVETPCLREALQGLQNLVGRLKSRQEDLTEFLKSFQSMVALQREVLRHRCAALVAEGDVKLANDCENETPHLQLSAEEAEDLSPRALGDQGETRLSAFQVAEGAVRSHGPAVGCSAESKRLNSLPSEADASPRERVSLSEGRSCEGRLEDPADTPEQDYLLASKPETTPTLSSVDTHSGSVRGQACVSTSEDELRNGSDVGSPVAKSRSGDSVLSSSDEAGRPLGDRSDLDPPVGLSVLPVAMRRQLPSVLTPNKDGLGSGTDFVTQSSHAVSTGIPQAVLPPERIREERRTSGSGLAAALGVHELLRGTGVWPGVENKWALLQSVPFLASDALSPSVGRLPGQGEQMEDEAAKQRRALSQLALSRGVPGTAKEECASKETAAFLLSLQTENVPSMPEISTFLHLKGNGESVSHV; encoded by the exons ATGGAGTGCCAACCGTTAACCCCTGCCCCCCGTGGGTTTCCTCCCATTCCGTCGCAGCCGTGCATGTTGGCGGTTTGCAAAGACGACAGTGGTTTGCTGACTCCTGTCAACGCCGTCGACGCGACCCCTTCCTCGTGTTCGACGAACTGCACGACGAGTCCAGACGCCTCACCGTCCGCCGCGACCTCGGGAGGCACCAGCGGCAGCAGTGCCTTCTCAGCTGCTGCGATCAACTGTGCCACATCTATGGGAGGCATCGAGTCCGCTTCCGACTCGTCAACCAGATCTCCCTCTCACATCGACCCTGCAGGATTTCTCGCGGCGTCAGGAGTACTGCCCCCTGGAGCTCCAGGAGACGGActcgctgtctttctctcccagaAGGAGCAGTGGCACCAACTCCTCACCAGAAACCAGGGCGTCGCCGTCACCAACCGCGTCGACCCTTTGTCTGTTCTGGGTGACTTGAAATCGGACGCAGGGAAACccagtgtctccgtcggaGGGGTCTCTGTGGCCCCTAGTCAGGAGACACGTGAGGCCTTTGCTGCGTTGCGGCCCCGGGGAGTACCTGCAGGCATGTCTCCGACCCACGGGGGTTCGGCGAATGCGGCAGCCGAGCTAGCGGcgctctcctgtctccttcagtcCCAGCACGGCGCTCCCGCCACACCAGAGGACAAGCGGCGGGACGAGACCGCTTTGTTGCTGTTTTTCCAGCAACTCCAGGCACAACAGTTGGCTCGGCAGATGCCAGTCTCCACTGCTGGAGCAGCTAATCTGTCAGCCTTCGCAAACGCTCAAATCACGACGTGCTCACGCGCGTCGACTACCCAGCCCCTTGGCGTGCTGCCGTTCACCCAGCCTCTGCCCGCAGAGCGCACCCAGATGGAGTCACGCGTGCGGACAGACGCACCGCTCACTCCACAGACAGCCGCCGGTCTCAGCGCTTGCACTTCCACGGGGCGAGGAGCTCACGCTGGTCAAGTGAAGCGAGGAGGGGGAACAGGCCGCAGCCTGGCAAGGAGTGGAAGCGACGCGGCTGCAGCCGCTGTGGGTTCTCAAGAGAAGGGCCAGGCTGCGGGAGTTggcgagaaaccgaggacAGTGTTCATTGGGAATAACAAGGCATCTTACCACCCTGACAAACAA GAGTGGAGAACTCGGTACTACCAAGACGGCCGACGGTGCATGCGGACGTATTCCGCAAAGTACTACGGCTACGAGAAGGCAAAGTGTCTCGCCGAGTGTTTCATTCGCTTTGTCCAg ACTTACGGCGCACTTCCCAGTCAGCAAACGCTTTTGCTGGCAGCTGAGCGACTCCAGCAGCAAGCGGTGGCGCAGTCTGCTGACACCGACTCTGTATCCTCAGGGGGGGCCTCCGGATTCAAGCCGGCTCAACACGCCGTGTCAGTCTCTCGGCATCGCACTGGAGGCTCCGATGTCGCTGCCTTGCCTGTGGCAGGACAGCTGTCTTCCCAGGACTCCGCGGCAGCAAGCTGGTCAGGTTTCCCGTTCGCACCAGTCCTTCCTCAATGCAACCCCGTAGCCGCTTCTCAAACGTCGCTTGTTCTCCCCTTGTCTGCGCCAGGGCAGACCCCCGGGACTGCGGGCCCCCGGGGCACTCGGGCCTTGCAGGAGACTGCTCCTGCTCGAGTCCGAACTCCTCGAGCTGCTGATTCAAAGATCGCAGTTGGAGCGGTTCAAAGCAGAGGGGATGAGGGCCGAAGCTCAAGACGAGCCTCTGTcaagagacggcgagacagTGCCGGAACTGCCGACGACGCTACACCCGTGGCTGCGTCGCGACACGCCGCAGGGCCTCTAACCGCGGAAGGCCGCCTTGCCAAGTTGCTCGCTACCACGGGGGGCCCGAAGCGCCTCGACGCCGGAGAGTCGGGTGTGGGCGTAACCGAGTCTCCGGGGGCGAGGGGCAGTGCTTCGGGACTTGCTGCCGCCGTTGCGAAGACGTCCGCGCTTGAGGCGAGTGTGGGATTTGAGGGGACCCGCCGCGTGTCTCAAGAAGAACCGACATCGCCCGTGGCCGAAGTGCAGCAGAGG GTTGCGTGGAATCTCCCTCGGAACTCTTTTCCCGGTGCCTCAGTCCCAGTCTCCAGCAGTTCCGCCACTCCTTTGCCTCAGGTAGGTGACGGAGTCAGTGCACCGACGCTCGACCCGGCTGCGCTGTCCagtgtctcgtctcttgACGCCTCTGTTTCACCTGCGTCACTTGCGAGTGCTCTTCAACTCGCTGCGGTCTCGAAGCCTGGAAAGGCTGTGAAATTCaatgaaaaagaagacggtgGCCAGTCGCCTCGGGAGCGCAAGGCATGCGCcgacggagaggcggcgaaTGCCGAGGCTGGCAGAGAGTCTCGGTGTGTCAGGAAGGCGGgcaagagagacggacgacAGACCGCCGAtggagtgtatgtacagccaGTTGTGGGCGCAGGCCGACTGGCACGCAGTGACTCGAAGGCAAATGTGAAAAGCTCACAAGGACCCCGAGAAGGTGACAAGGCGAAGGGCAAGGATCTCGGAGTTCTCTCCAAGAGTGCAGATGTGTCGACTGTCGAGTCTGCTGTGGACGATGACAGCACAGCGTCGCTCTTGCAGGCGTTCTTCGATGGCTGTATTTCTGAATCGCTTTTAGGCGGAGTGCCGCTGATAGGAGGTGCAGGGGATGCGAAAGCCTTTATTGAGCAAGAGGGTTGTCGCGACAGTCTTCGTCGCGTCGGCGGTTCTCAGGAACTCCGTTGGAATGACAGTGATGGCCGGCTGTCGATTCCCAGTTCTCTGTCTCAGTCGACGTCTACGCGGTCTACTCAGTTCTTCCCGCTTTCGGCAGTTGGGGCTGTCGAGCCCTCCACGTCGAGTTATTTATCCTCTCCTGTCACCGCTGAAAGACGCGAGGCCGAACAGCTGCTCCGCCGTCTCCTTGCCTGCACTGAGGGTAACGAAACTGCAGCGGGATCCCGAGTTGAAGGCACCGGTGCCACGACGCactccttgctctctctgaACCTGCAGGGAACTCCGGTTGCGGGGGAATTTGGAGGACAGGTTCAGTCCACCTTCACGCTTCCTGGCACACTGGGGAAGCAAGGAAGTGAAGACCGGGCCCGTCTGTGGGACGCCGCGGTAGGCACGTTTGGCATTTCCGCTGAGGAAGCCAGTATCGGAGGAGAGGGCAGGACGAGACGAGGCCGCGCATGCATTGCCGCCTCTCTGGAGGGATCCGGCAGCTGCGGGTATAATATGGAGGACGCTGGGGAGATCCAAGACATCGTTCTCTCGGCTGACGTTGAAGCGTTCATCCGCGCATTCGGGGCTGGAGCAGGCCACGAAAGCCTAGGTGCGCAGCGGACGGCTGGACAGCTGTTCGAGGAAGGTGTGAAGCTACTCCACCTGCACGACGCGAGTCTCCGGACTGTGTCCACTCTCCCCGGTGCGACGCTTGATGCTCTCTCCGACTTCTGCGCTATTCATCGTCTCAGCGACCCGGGGCTGGCTTCGCGACAGAGCGTTGCACCGAGTGAGACACCTCAGCAGGCACCCACTGTCTCACCGTCGAATGAAGGCGCCTCCGAAGCAGGGAACGACGTGTCCGACACTGCGTCGCAAGACCTGgtggcgaagaagcggcgaagacaggaagacTTCCCCTTGACTCTGGCGTGCTCAGAGACACTTGGAACTCGACTGATGAACTCCCACGTTGCGTCTTTGTCCCGCCTGGCTTGCGCGTCAGAAGCTCcgctcttcgctgccttctcctctaCTTTGGCGGGCGTGGAGGCACAGTTGACGCACGTGCCTTCGGGGGAATGCTCAGGCCAAGCCTTGCTTCCTGCCGAGAGTCCAGACTCTTTCGGTTCTTCCCCCTCGGTCTGCGCCTCGGTGTCAAAGGCCCTCGCAGCTCTCCAGATCCTCTCCCTTCGAACGCTGCGAGCAGCTACAGAAGCGGCTCAAGCCGCGGTTGCAGCCGCCCGCGCAGAGCAAGAAATCGCGCCGCCGCAACGAAGAGCCGAGCGAGGAGGCACGTTCCGCGGGGACAGTGTCAGCTCTGGATCGACGGCAGCAGGCCCTTCAGAAAGGTCGGTTCAAGCCTCTGGAGGGGACGGTGCACTGACGGGGCTCGGCGAGTCCGATGACGCGACCTGCAGCACAagcgacagcagcagcagactGAACGACACCGTTTTGTCTCTGGGAACTCGTCTGGGTGCCGTGCCGAGAGACGAGGCGCGGCGGGGCCTGGCGGAGAAGCTAGACGACAGCAGTCCGCGCtcggacgcagagaggaagacagatgTTCCGCTGTCCCCCACACATTCTCAGGGGTCCTCGCACCTTCCGTCGGAGAAAAGCGATTCTGAGGGAAGAACAAATGCGTCTTCCAGACACTGCGAACACCCGCAGCTCCGCGCGGCTCTTGCGGGCCACCTTCGACGAGTCCgcaaaaagaaggaagatctggcgcagcagctgctggagaAATTCTGGGCGCTCCGCACGCTGCAGAACCAGTTGAAGGAGCGCCTCCAAAAGGCCGAAGAGGAGCGAATGAGAGCCAGGCAACGGCACGAGGCGATGACTCGCGTGGGCACCTGCGCGGCACTGGCGCAGCAGCTCTTCAGGGATAACATCGAGCTTTTGTCGATGATTCTGACTGAACTGAAGGACGCCCGCCGCGAGGGGCTTTGCGTAGAGACAAATCAAGGCAGTGTTGCTAGCACGACAGCAGAACAAAGTGGATACGAAGGGAGGACATCTGGGCGGTCAGATGCTGGCTTTCTCAGACAAGGCGCTGATCGCTCGGAGGCCGAGGATTGTGCCACTGCGGTTGATTGTGCTCGTGTCTCCGGGAAGGAGCTGACAGGGGAGGCAGGAGagggggaaggagacaggacggCAGGCATAGAGAACGGGATAATTCCGGAATCTTCAGTGGGTTCTGGTACACagcgggaagaaggcgcagcagcTGATGAATCACGAGAGCAGGTGGAAACGCCATGCTTACGTGAGGCCCTCCAGGGCCTGCAGAATCTTGTTGGGAGATTGAAATCGCGTCAAGAAGACCTCACAGAGTTTTTGAAGTCCTTCCAGTCGATGGTGGCGCTTCAGAGGGAGGTGCTGCGCCACCGATGTGCGGCGCTGGTGGCGGAAGGCGATGTGAAACTTGCGAATGATTGCGAGAATGAGACACCCCACTTGCAATTAAGCGCCGAGGAGGCTGAGGATCTGTCCCCGCGTGCGCTCGGGGATCAGGGCGAAACTCGACTCTCGGCCTTTCAGGTCGCTGAGGGGGCTGTGCGTTCCCACGGGCCAGCCGTTGGGTGTTCGGCTGAGTCAAAGCGGCTGAATTCGCTGCCCTCCGAAGCTGACGCGTCCCCGAGggaacgcgtttctctctcggaaGGAAGGAGTTGCGAAGGCCGACTGGAGGATCCAGCGGACACTCCGGAACAAGACTACCTGCTAGCGTCGAAACCCGAGACCACGCCGACGCTGTCTTCTGTGGACACGCACTCCGGTAGTGTCAGGGGTCAGGCGTGCGTGAGCACAAGTGAAGACGAGCTGAGGAACGGCTCTGACGTTGGGTCGCCGGTGGCAAAGAGTCGGTCGGGAGATTCTGTTCTGAGCTCTTCGGACGAAGCTGGGAGACCTCTGGGTGATCGGAGTGACTTGGACCCTCCTGTGGGGTTGAGTGTGTTGCCAGTGGCGATGCGGCGCCAGCTTCCGTCTGTACTGACACCAAACAAGGACGGCCTCGGCAGTGGAACAGACTTTGTGACGCAGAGTTCCCATGCGGTCTCGACAGGAATTCCTCAAGCGGTTTTGCCTCCAGAAAGGATCCGAGAGGAGCGCCGTACGAGCGGCTCAGGTTTGGCGGCTGCTCTGGGAGTCCACGAGTTGCTGCGCGGCACGGGCGTTTGGCCAGGAGTAGAAAACAAGTGGGCTTTGCTGCAGAGCGTGCCATTTTTGGCTTCGGATGCCCTGTCTCCAAGCGTCGGGCGGTTGCCTGGACAAGGTGAGCAAATGGAAGACGAAGctgcgaagcagagacgcgcctTGAGTCAGCTGGCACTAAGTCGGGGCGTGCCCGGGACCGCGAAAGAGGAATGTGCGAGCAAAGAGACCGCGGCTTTTCTGCTGAgcctgcagacagagaacgtCCCGTCGATGCCGGAAATCAGCACCTTCTTGCACTTGAAAGGGAATGGCGAAAGTGTTTCTCACGTTTAA